The following proteins come from a genomic window of candidate division WOR-3 bacterium:
- a CDS encoding DUF2520 domain-containing protein — MKIGLIGCGKVGTTIFYLLKKNNRIIGVYDKLRKNQNRAVKLLGFKQNPCFTELCTESEALFFATPDDQIKTAYNKARPFFKGKKVVFHFSGILSSSIFKKEKNISRASVHPFSSFPEITLPPPEKKFFIFVEGDKKAVAAARKIFNSKSFVFRKIDRRKKSKHHLAGVFSSNLLVALIAAACDLARQAGWNKKDLNDIIFSIIEETLHNVKKKGLRNGLSGPLARGDVKVIKKHLRALKKEKKLLRVYKALSALIIHNILTPNERKQMSELDF; from the coding sequence ATGAAGATCGGACTCATCGGCTGCGGAAAAGTCGGAACCACCATATTTTATCTCCTTAAAAAAAACAACCGTATCATAGGAGTCTACGATAAATTGCGAAAGAATCAGAACCGCGCCGTGAAATTGCTGGGGTTCAAACAGAATCCCTGTTTTACCGAACTCTGCACAGAGAGCGAAGCGCTTTTCTTCGCCACGCCCGACGATCAGATCAAAACCGCCTACAATAAAGCAAGGCCGTTTTTCAAAGGCAAAAAAGTTGTCTTTCATTTCAGCGGTATATTATCCTCTTCTATCTTTAAAAAAGAAAAGAACATCTCCCGGGCTTCAGTGCATCCATTCAGCTCATTTCCAGAAATCACTCTTCCGCCGCCGGAGAAAAAATTCTTTATCTTTGTTGAAGGAGACAAAAAAGCCGTAGCCGCGGCAAGAAAGATCTTCAACAGCAAATCTTTTGTTTTCAGAAAAATAGACCGACGTAAAAAATCAAAACATCATCTGGCTGGAGTCTTTTCTTCAAACCTTCTCGTCGCACTTATTGCAGCGGCTTGCGACCTCGCCCGGCAGGCGGGCTGGAACAAAAAGGATCTTAATGATATAATCTTTTCGATTATCGAAGAGACCCTCCATAATGTAAAGAAAAAAGGATTAAGGAACGGCCTGAGCGGCCCCCTGGCACGGGGTGATGTCAAAGTGATAAAAAAACACCTGAGGGCGCTCAAAAAAGAAAAAAAATTACTGCGGGTTTACAAAGCATTGTCCGCTCTTATTATCCACAATATCCTGACTCCGAATGAACGAAAACAGATGTCTGAACTTGACTTTTAA